A part of Antechinus flavipes isolate AdamAnt ecotype Samford, QLD, Australia chromosome 6, AdamAnt_v2, whole genome shotgun sequence genomic DNA contains:
- the LOC127540814 gene encoding actin-3 isoform X2, whose amino-acid sequence MHGLDEKDTFIGDEVTDNWTKLTVKYPVEQGIVTNWEDMEKIWHHAFYNVLRVDPEEHPLLVTESITNPKANKEKLVEIMFETFGVPALYVAIQDILSLFSSGRTTGFVVNSGDQVTYHVAINGGYIMSGTIMNLEVSGQDLSTYLMKLLNDKGYSLKTRAEWEMVRDIKEKLCYVALDCGEEMDTEESSIQKKYKLPDGRDITVDKERFLCPEALFEPSVLGVPFPGLHKNIYESLIKHDFEIRKIFYVNTILCGGNMSFPGVGERVAKEIKEQAPKMTKIKVVVPAECRFSSWFGGSLLTTLNSFQHMWIYDYEYEDCGSSIIHQRQF is encoded by the exons ATGCATGGATTGGATGAAAAGGATACTTTCATTGGTGATGAAGTCACTGATAATTGGACAAAGCTCACAGTGAAATACCCTGTTGAACAAGGAATTGTCACCAACTGGGAGGACATGGAAAAG ATCTGGCACCATGCTTTCTACAATGTGCTCCGGGTAGACCCAGAAGAACACCCCCTCCTAGTGACTGAAAGCATCACCAACCCAAAGGCCAATAAAGAGAAGTTAGTTGAG ATTATGTTTGAAACTTTTGGAGTTCCAGCCTTGTACGTAGCCATCCAGGACATTTTGTCCCTTTTTTCTTCAGGCCGGACCACCG GGTTTGTGGTGAATTCTGGGGATCAAGTGACCTACCATGTAGCCATCAACGGTGGCTACATCATGTCTGGTACCATCATGAACCTGGAGGTGTCTGGCCAGGACCTCTCTACGTACCTTATGAAGCTTCTCAATGACAAAGGCTACTCCCTGAAGACCCGGG CTGAATGGGAAATGGTCAGAGACATCAAGGAGAAATTGTGTTACGTGGCTTTGGACTGCGGGGAGGAGATGGACACCGAAGAATCCTccatacaaaagaaatacaagctCCCTGATGGTCGCGACATCACTGTGGACAAAGAGAGGTTCCTCTGTCCTGAGGCTTTGTTTGAACCATCTGTGCTTG ggGTCCCATTTCCAGGTCTTCACAAAAACATATATGAAAGCCTCATAAAACATGACTTTGAAATAAGGAAGATCTTTTATGTGAACACTATCCTCTGCGGGGGCAACATGTCATTCCCTGGTGTGGGTGAACGGGTGGCGAAGGAAATCAAGGAACAAGCACCCAAGATGACTAAGATTAAG GTGGTTGTGCCAGCAGAATGCCGCTTCTCTTCCTGGTTTGGCGGCTCCCTCTTGACCACTCTGAACTCTTTTCAACACATGTGGATCTATGACTATGAATATGAGGACTGCGGCAGCTCCATCATTCACCAACGACAGTTCTGA
- the LOC127540814 gene encoding actin-3 isoform X1, whose protein sequence is MVINAWGRQSQTSTKKIGEVEGSLAVIFDGGSRYFRVGYGGERAPRFVFPCVVGRYKKQNVMHGLDEKDTFIGDEVTDNWTKLTVKYPVEQGIVTNWEDMEKIWHHAFYNVLRVDPEEHPLLVTESITNPKANKEKLVEIMFETFGVPALYVAIQDILSLFSSGRTTGFVVNSGDQVTYHVAINGGYIMSGTIMNLEVSGQDLSTYLMKLLNDKGYSLKTRAEWEMVRDIKEKLCYVALDCGEEMDTEESSIQKKYKLPDGRDITVDKERFLCPEALFEPSVLGVPFPGLHKNIYESLIKHDFEIRKIFYVNTILCGGNMSFPGVGERVAKEIKEQAPKMTKIKVVVPAECRFSSWFGGSLLTTLNSFQHMWIYDYEYEDCGSSIIHQRQF, encoded by the exons ATGGTTATAAATGCTTGGGGTCGCCAAAGCCAAACAT CCACCAAAAAGATTGGAGAAGTTGAAGGTTCTTTGGCTGTTATATTTGACGGTGGTTCCAGATACTTCAGAGTGGGATATGGTGGAGAACGGGCCCCTCGATTTGTTTTCCCATGCGTGGTTGGGCGCTACAAAAAGCAG AATGTGATGCATGGATTGGATGAAAAGGATACTTTCATTGGTGATGAAGTCACTGATAATTGGACAAAGCTCACAGTGAAATACCCTGTTGAACAAGGAATTGTCACCAACTGGGAGGACATGGAAAAG ATCTGGCACCATGCTTTCTACAATGTGCTCCGGGTAGACCCAGAAGAACACCCCCTCCTAGTGACTGAAAGCATCACCAACCCAAAGGCCAATAAAGAGAAGTTAGTTGAG ATTATGTTTGAAACTTTTGGAGTTCCAGCCTTGTACGTAGCCATCCAGGACATTTTGTCCCTTTTTTCTTCAGGCCGGACCACCG GGTTTGTGGTGAATTCTGGGGATCAAGTGACCTACCATGTAGCCATCAACGGTGGCTACATCATGTCTGGTACCATCATGAACCTGGAGGTGTCTGGCCAGGACCTCTCTACGTACCTTATGAAGCTTCTCAATGACAAAGGCTACTCCCTGAAGACCCGGG CTGAATGGGAAATGGTCAGAGACATCAAGGAGAAATTGTGTTACGTGGCTTTGGACTGCGGGGAGGAGATGGACACCGAAGAATCCTccatacaaaagaaatacaagctCCCTGATGGTCGCGACATCACTGTGGACAAAGAGAGGTTCCTCTGTCCTGAGGCTTTGTTTGAACCATCTGTGCTTG ggGTCCCATTTCCAGGTCTTCACAAAAACATATATGAAAGCCTCATAAAACATGACTTTGAAATAAGGAAGATCTTTTATGTGAACACTATCCTCTGCGGGGGCAACATGTCATTCCCTGGTGTGGGTGAACGGGTGGCGAAGGAAATCAAGGAACAAGCACCCAAGATGACTAAGATTAAG GTGGTTGTGCCAGCAGAATGCCGCTTCTCTTCCTGGTTTGGCGGCTCCCTCTTGACCACTCTGAACTCTTTTCAACACATGTGGATCTATGACTATGAATATGAGGACTGCGGCAGCTCCATCATTCACCAACGACAGTTCTGA